A window of Cheilinus undulatus linkage group 1, ASM1832078v1, whole genome shotgun sequence contains these coding sequences:
- the LOC121512672 gene encoding transmembrane protein 138-like: MQDISILFNLIIILLMLFNTYVFQIGLVAILLERFRGLLILSALYLTFSIVLHSWLMNLRWLNFNKFIWTDGLQVLFVAQRVGSVLYYYFYKRTSEYLGDPRLYEDSPWLREVFVRARQ, translated from the exons ATGCAGGACATTTCCATCCTGTTCAATCTGATCATCATTCTGTTGATGCTGTTTAACACCTACGTGTTCCAGATTGGCCTGGTGGCCATACTGCTGGAGCGGTTTAGAGGCCTGCTAATACTCTCTGCTCTCTATTTGACCTTCAGTATCGTGCTGCATTCCTGGCTTATG AACCTGCGCTGGCtaaatttcaacaaatttatttgGACGGATGGCCTTCAGGTGCTGTTTGTGGCCCAAAGAGTTG GTTCTGTGTTGTACTACTACTTTTACAAAAGGACCTCAGAGTACCTAGGAGATCCCCGTCTCTATGAGGACTCGCCGTGGCTGCGTGAAGTCTTTGTCCGGGCCAGACAGTGA